A genomic segment from Streptomyces sp. AM 4-1-1 encodes:
- a CDS encoding alpha/beta fold hydrolase, translating into MTTTSVTIEELRALIADVLETEPEEVTDDAHFAHELDIDSLMMLEIFTRVEGAFGVLDNAVVASGVTTLAELHAFLTSKLNRATLPSPLIRPRPVSDPAARLFLLHHAGGSHLLYRGWAELFPEDWELCLLEAPGRGSLQGLPLIDDCEQLVDYFHVAIAPLLDRPFGFFGHSMGALIGYQLTHRLLRERGALPTWLGVSAYGAPGGDASGCGPHLMADDELRAWLRSGGGSPPQLLDNDVWRKFAPVFRADFKLVNTWAAPRSPEPLPVPLTAFAGRGDALIGEDRLLAWQALTTDFRGLARYDGGHFYLLDHPQQLAAAITAAMRPAAP; encoded by the coding sequence ATGACCACCACGAGCGTGACCATCGAGGAGCTCCGCGCCCTGATAGCCGACGTGCTGGAGACCGAGCCCGAAGAGGTCACCGACGATGCGCACTTCGCCCACGAGCTCGACATCGACTCGCTGATGATGCTGGAGATCTTCACCCGCGTGGAGGGCGCGTTCGGCGTCCTGGACAACGCCGTGGTGGCCAGCGGCGTCACCACCCTCGCCGAGCTGCACGCCTTCCTCACCTCGAAGCTCAACCGCGCGACCTTGCCCTCCCCGCTCATCCGACCCAGGCCGGTGAGCGACCCAGCGGCGCGCCTGTTCCTGCTCCACCACGCCGGCGGGTCACACCTGCTCTACCGGGGCTGGGCGGAGCTTTTCCCCGAGGACTGGGAACTGTGCCTGCTGGAGGCGCCCGGCCGCGGCAGCCTCCAGGGCCTTCCGCTGATCGACGACTGCGAGCAGCTGGTCGACTACTTCCACGTCGCCATCGCGCCCCTGCTCGACCGGCCCTTCGGGTTCTTCGGCCACAGCATGGGCGCCCTGATCGGCTACCAGCTCACCCACCGGCTCCTCCGAGAGCGCGGCGCGCTCCCCACCTGGCTGGGGGTCTCCGCCTACGGTGCTCCGGGAGGCGACGCCAGCGGCTGCGGCCCTCACCTGATGGCCGACGACGAACTGCGCGCCTGGCTGCGCAGCGGCGGCGGCAGCCCACCGCAGCTCCTCGACAACGACGTCTGGCGCAAGTTCGCCCCGGTGTTCCGCGCCGACTTCAAGCTTGTGAACACCTGGGCCGCACCCCGCAGCCCCGAGCCGCTGCCCGTCCCGCTCACGGCATTCGCCGGCAGGGGCGACGCGCTGATCGGCGAGGACCGACTCCTCGCCTGGCAGGCGCTCACGACCGACTTCCGCGGACTCGCGAGGTACGACGGTGGCCACTTCTACCTGCTGGACCACCCGCAGCAGCTCGCCGCCGCCATCACGGCCGCGATGCGACCCGCAGCACCTTGA
- a CDS encoding LuxR C-terminal-related transcriptional regulator, giving the protein MTTAAPITPITPAQKRIAERLVRGRTNSEIAAEGHLSGATVTSHIRGMRRSLRCPPRSSRPVLAHALLLHRQVPVPSLSVVRPSFAADEDQRRLLTALAEHSALADIAKAAKITPADVKASTEDLVRAAGVANATQLVGWGHALGLLGADAEVVPSSSTAVGEGAAR; this is encoded by the coding sequence ATGACCACCGCAGCCCCCATCACTCCGATCACCCCCGCCCAGAAACGGATCGCCGAGCGCCTGGTCCGGGGCCGGACCAACAGCGAGATCGCCGCCGAAGGACACCTGTCTGGCGCCACGGTGACCTCCCACATCCGCGGCATGCGCCGCAGCCTCCGCTGCCCGCCCCGCTCCTCCCGCCCGGTCCTCGCCCACGCCCTGCTCCTGCACCGGCAGGTCCCCGTACCCTCGCTCTCCGTGGTACGGCCGTCCTTCGCGGCCGACGAGGACCAGCGGCGGCTGCTCACGGCACTCGCCGAGCACTCCGCGCTCGCCGACATCGCCAAGGCGGCGAAGATCACCCCGGCCGACGTCAAAGCCTCCACGGAGGACCTCGTACGCGCGGCGGGCGTTGCCAACGCCACGCAGCTCGTCGGCTGGGGCCACGCCCTGGGCCTACTCGGTGCGGACGCAGAAGTTGTCCCGTCCTCGTCCACCGCCGTCGGTGAAGGAGCCGCACGGTGA
- a CDS encoding beta-ketoacyl synthase N-terminal-like domain-containing protein — protein sequence MTATSTRRRADVREVVVTGVGLALPGVATPGDLLGLLPGEGGFDPVTGLVGRELRHKDRASRLALRAAEFALHDAALADADGLFTGAAGGTAVVVSTNFGNADSVCGAVDTIAAEGVTGLSPLGLPQTSSNVIAGWVAIRYRLGGPNLTVSNGATSGLDAVAWARNLIVAGRAEAAIVVGVEPGNHVVTKILGEQSTDAAVAVVLEPADAAASRGARPRATITGYARTRNLTEALVSTGEPAEGPVGLWLTDGAEPAGTTAGRLLAAARRIDLESQLGPLSGALGVLQCAAAAAHLASGASGNALATAGGPRHDATAALLLAPPRALRPSTQERGQHP from the coding sequence ATGACCGCGACGAGCACGCGGAGAAGGGCGGATGTCCGGGAGGTCGTCGTTACGGGCGTCGGGCTGGCGCTTCCCGGCGTCGCAACGCCCGGCGACCTCCTCGGACTACTGCCGGGGGAGGGCGGCTTCGACCCGGTCACCGGACTGGTCGGACGGGAGCTGCGCCACAAGGACCGGGCGTCCCGGCTCGCCCTTCGCGCCGCCGAGTTCGCCCTCCACGACGCTGCTCTGGCCGACGCCGACGGCCTGTTCACGGGCGCGGCCGGCGGGACCGCCGTCGTGGTCAGCACCAACTTCGGCAATGCGGACAGTGTCTGCGGGGCCGTCGACACCATCGCCGCTGAGGGTGTCACGGGCCTCAGCCCCCTGGGGCTGCCGCAGACGTCCAGCAACGTCATCGCCGGTTGGGTGGCCATCCGTTACCGGCTGGGCGGCCCCAACCTGACGGTCAGCAACGGCGCAACGAGCGGTCTGGACGCCGTGGCCTGGGCCCGGAACCTCATCGTCGCCGGCCGCGCCGAGGCCGCCATCGTCGTCGGCGTCGAGCCAGGCAACCACGTGGTGACGAAGATCCTCGGCGAGCAGTCCACCGACGCGGCGGTCGCCGTCGTCCTGGAGCCTGCGGACGCAGCCGCTTCCCGGGGCGCACGGCCCCGCGCCACGATCACCGGCTACGCACGGACCCGGAACCTCACCGAGGCGCTGGTCTCCACCGGCGAGCCCGCGGAAGGCCCCGTCGGACTGTGGCTCACGGACGGGGCGGAACCCGCCGGCACCACGGCGGGCCGCCTGCTCGCAGCCGCGCGCCGGATCGACCTGGAATCCCAGCTGGGTCCGCTGTCCGGGGCGCTCGGCGTCCTGCAATGCGCCGCCGCGGCCGCCCACCTGGCCAGCGGCGCCTCCGGCAACGCCCTGGCCACCGCCGGAGGCCCCCGCCACGACGCGACTGCCGCCCTGCTGCTGGCCCCGCCGCGAGCCCTTCGCCCGTCCACGCAGGAACGAGGACAACACCCATGA
- a CDS encoding NUDIX hydrolase: MKTCDNASVGIVITDRHGRYLIFDRATFPVGASPAAGHIDDHGSAEDAGRAEVEEELGLTVTSLTRVTGGWRDNRCRRRPDARGTGHDWTVYQATVTGDLTPSARETKNVRWIAPDALQELADRTVAYAQGRVTDAEFEAAPGVEPVWMEWLADIAAIKVSPDDLLQVELLTR; this comes from the coding sequence TTGAAGACCTGCGACAACGCCTCCGTTGGCATCGTCATCACCGACCGCCACGGCCGCTACCTCATCTTCGATCGCGCCACCTTCCCCGTCGGCGCGTCACCGGCCGCCGGCCACATTGACGACCACGGCAGCGCCGAGGACGCCGGCCGCGCCGAGGTCGAGGAGGAACTCGGCCTCACCGTCACCAGCCTCACCCGCGTCACCGGCGGCTGGCGGGACAACCGATGCCGCCGACGTCCCGACGCCCGCGGCACCGGCCATGACTGGACCGTCTACCAGGCCACCGTCACCGGCGACCTCACTCCGAGCGCCCGCGAGACCAAGAATGTCCGCTGGATCGCCCCCGACGCCCTGCAGGAGCTGGCAGACCGCACGGTCGCTTACGCGCAGGGACGCGTGACGGACGCCGAGTTCGAGGCCGCGCCCGGCGTCGAACCGGTGTGGATGGAGTGGCTCGCCGACATCGCCGCGATCAAGGTCAGCCCCGACGATCTGCTCCAAGTGGAGCTGCTCACCCGATGA
- a CDS encoding MFS transporter — protein sequence MVGEGIGYAGTAVHKVAVPALAVLYLNASTGQVALLAFAATVPALLVSLPAGVLVDRHPARAVLITTDLAAAAVALLIPAAAVLDMLTMPLLYSTALALGSLSVLHTAASMAAIPLLAGSRQFHRANSHFTAVITTAGVTGSALGTVLVATAGPARALVADVLSFVISAWCAVRAQGLPAPGQSQAARRPMLDEIREGLRYSAGNRVLRPLFLTLIGTGVGSGLTTTLLAYHLLTTVRVGTTGLGSIMAAGSLGGLTGALIAPRLVGRYGSGTVLAVGFVVHALMQMPPIVATPGPVWLTVLTLAGFGHFAAATCVGTTQRTVQQWYSPPRLRARVQQTALWLINGFRPLAALAAGAFALFTSVRAVMFIGILVLLLFAATLWCSPVRRLTAKDGGIAQ from the coding sequence TTGGTCGGCGAGGGCATCGGCTACGCGGGAACCGCCGTCCACAAGGTCGCTGTCCCCGCCCTCGCTGTCCTCTACCTCAACGCCAGCACCGGTCAAGTCGCCCTCCTCGCCTTCGCCGCAACCGTCCCGGCGCTGCTCGTCTCCTTGCCCGCCGGCGTGCTGGTCGACCGACATCCCGCACGCGCCGTCCTGATCACCACCGACCTCGCGGCAGCCGCTGTGGCACTTTTGATCCCGGCCGCCGCCGTCCTCGACATGCTGACGATGCCGCTCCTCTACTCGACCGCACTGGCCCTGGGCTCCCTGTCCGTCCTGCACACGGCCGCCTCGATGGCAGCTATTCCCCTCCTGGCCGGCTCCAGGCAGTTCCACCGGGCCAACTCGCACTTCACCGCTGTGATCACCACGGCCGGCGTCACCGGGAGCGCCCTGGGCACGGTCCTCGTCGCGACAGCCGGGCCCGCCCGGGCCCTGGTCGCCGACGTCCTGTCCTTCGTCATCTCCGCGTGGTGCGCGGTCCGCGCACAGGGCCTTCCCGCGCCCGGCCAGTCGCAGGCGGCCCGGCGGCCGATGCTCGACGAGATCCGAGAGGGCCTTCGCTACTCCGCCGGTAACCGCGTGCTGCGACCGCTGTTCCTGACCCTGATCGGCACCGGCGTCGGCAGCGGTCTGACCACCACCCTGCTGGCCTACCACCTGCTGACCACGGTGAGGGTCGGCACGACCGGTCTCGGCTCGATCATGGCTGCGGGCAGTCTCGGCGGCCTTACCGGAGCCCTCATCGCACCCCGCCTCGTCGGACGTTACGGCTCCGGCACCGTCCTTGCCGTCGGGTTCGTAGTCCACGCCCTGATGCAGATGCCGCCGATCGTCGCCACACCGGGCCCGGTCTGGCTGACCGTCCTCACCCTTGCCGGATTCGGCCATTTCGCCGCGGCGACATGCGTGGGGACCACCCAGCGGACCGTTCAGCAGTGGTACAGCCCGCCACGTCTACGGGCCCGCGTCCAGCAGACCGCGCTGTGGCTGATCAACGGGTTCCGACCCCTCGCCGCCCTCGCGGCCGGCGCTTTCGCCCTCTTCACCAGCGTCCGCGCCGTCATGTTCATCGGCATCCTCGTCCTGTTGCTGTTCGCGGCCACGCTGTGGTGCTCTCCCGTCCGTCGCCTGACGGCGAAGGACGGAGGGATCGCCCAGTGA
- a CDS encoding phosphotransferase, whose protein sequence is MSIASHGTPEQIAAIAETLVLAYGLRPAEITRIPEGTATDNYAIVDQAGRQHFGKVYRTGSNLDLELASVELSEYAADGGVATARATRTRGHELIATHGRLPMSLWSYVPHTETAEGTLTGARWPAVGEAMGRLHRRLATHPAAAPALEPGAAICDVATARDRFARLIFAFQRKPWLGEFEAWALQAARERHAVLGDVENVLVGLPPLTVQVMHGDLAGPNVLLRNDAVAALVDFGPPAPGYLAWELMRLGCDPKSFQSHGVEKWLTSYTDLALAYRDANPSAPTADLLSSVRVGCAAMLCSAFPLSAPVDRPHLVDAALESYARARHAAALTILEQLPALEQVLRDALR, encoded by the coding sequence ATGTCCATCGCATCCCACGGCACGCCGGAGCAGATCGCGGCGATCGCCGAGACGCTGGTGCTCGCGTACGGACTGCGCCCGGCGGAGATCACGCGCATCCCGGAAGGCACCGCGACGGACAACTACGCCATCGTGGACCAGGCGGGCCGTCAGCACTTCGGCAAGGTCTACCGCACGGGCAGCAACTTGGATCTGGAGCTGGCGTCGGTCGAGCTGTCCGAGTACGCCGCCGACGGGGGCGTCGCCACCGCGCGGGCGACCCGCACGCGCGGCCACGAACTCATCGCGACCCATGGGAGGCTTCCGATGTCTCTGTGGTCGTACGTGCCGCACACCGAGACCGCCGAGGGCACCCTGACCGGTGCACGCTGGCCCGCGGTCGGCGAAGCGATGGGCCGTCTTCACCGCCGGCTCGCCACCCACCCCGCCGCCGCACCCGCGCTGGAACCCGGTGCCGCGATCTGCGACGTCGCCACTGCCCGAGACCGCTTCGCCAGGCTGATTTTCGCCTTCCAGCGCAAACCCTGGCTGGGGGAGTTCGAGGCATGGGCTCTGCAAGCGGCGCGGGAGCGGCACGCCGTCCTGGGGGACGTCGAGAACGTCCTCGTCGGGCTTCCACCGCTGACCGTCCAAGTCATGCACGGCGATCTGGCCGGCCCGAACGTCCTGTTGCGGAACGACGCCGTTGCCGCGCTCGTGGACTTCGGCCCCCCCGCACCCGGCTACCTCGCCTGGGAACTCATGCGCCTGGGCTGCGACCCCAAGAGCTTCCAGTCCCACGGCGTCGAGAAGTGGCTCACGAGCTACACCGACCTCGCCCTCGCCTACCGAGACGCCAACCCCTCGGCACCCACGGCCGACCTCCTGTCCTCGGTTCGCGTCGGCTGCGCCGCCATGCTCTGCTCGGCTTTCCCCCTGTCGGCCCCCGTAGACCGACCCCACCTCGTCGACGCTGCGCTTGAGTCCTACGCACGGGCACGGCACGCGGCCGCGCTGACGATTCTGGAGCAACTGCCCGCCTTGGAGCAGGTCCTGCGCGACGCTCTTCGCTGA
- a CDS encoding transcriptional regulator, XRE family protein: MTHSEGSQTRTVVPLLFHLLDAPELNCASPTKFRVLWPIMAEDAAKALQEPRLARVRPSPATYKRWLAGTHIPRGDLRTILEAYFGKKAEALFQLVPIRDFVHPRPLDRRTRTAVRTLDYTWPTSRHVPGDPDAGIFGNWELAGGRHFDGTSIGVQIYEAQPRGDVMKISSADLPHLETFVRSSRRGVILASPGAAGGSGLYVMDAALARQNLAVGQDSRVPLAYELDDLVYAIIWALHVMDDGLLADDNPLFDRAEQLRHYVRISNSAPPRSEMPDLSPIGAAWLGSSLCAQFIVRHLGDLPEVPAFWTREATGEECAPWLLFRHKHDYLQNVADRFAGPGNALGRAFCVPESVVRSSETYERILLFITIAMMEMYGVKVWLTAEPEYQEVEGFVLASHRAILANWVRGESVWRVATTSARREVAPYQEVIGYARAHSLVDGPTPAARLAALADYLDLDWTWLTGRGRSLAEEGLTGMLRPRSRLLTLSALDRTLCFLGRLGGPADNR; encoded by the coding sequence ATGACCCACTCAGAGGGGTCACAGACCCGGACCGTCGTGCCCCTCCTCTTTCACCTGCTGGACGCTCCGGAGCTCAACTGCGCTTCACCGACCAAGTTCCGGGTCCTCTGGCCGATCATGGCCGAGGACGCCGCGAAGGCATTACAGGAGCCGCGACTCGCTAGGGTCCGGCCTTCCCCGGCTACCTACAAGAGGTGGCTGGCCGGAACCCACATTCCTCGCGGGGACCTGCGCACCATCCTTGAGGCCTACTTCGGCAAGAAGGCCGAGGCCCTCTTCCAGCTCGTCCCCATACGTGACTTTGTCCACCCCCGTCCGCTTGACCGAAGGACGCGTACCGCGGTCCGAACCCTGGACTACACCTGGCCCACCTCCCGGCACGTCCCCGGTGACCCGGACGCTGGCATCTTCGGGAACTGGGAGCTCGCCGGCGGACGGCACTTCGACGGCACTTCGATCGGCGTGCAGATCTATGAAGCTCAGCCCCGCGGCGACGTCATGAAGATCAGCTCCGCAGACCTCCCCCACCTGGAGACCTTCGTCCGCTCCTCGCGCAGAGGCGTCATCCTGGCCTCCCCCGGTGCCGCAGGCGGGTCCGGCCTGTACGTGATGGACGCCGCGCTCGCCCGCCAGAACCTCGCTGTGGGCCAGGACTCACGTGTACCGCTCGCCTACGAGCTGGACGACCTGGTCTACGCCATCATCTGGGCGCTGCACGTCATGGACGACGGCCTGCTGGCGGACGACAACCCTCTCTTTGACCGTGCCGAACAGCTTCGGCACTACGTCAGGATCAGTAACTCCGCGCCGCCACGATCCGAGATGCCCGACCTGTCCCCCATAGGCGCCGCATGGCTGGGCTCCAGCCTCTGCGCCCAGTTCATCGTCCGCCATCTCGGCGACCTTCCCGAGGTACCTGCGTTCTGGACCCGCGAAGCCACTGGCGAGGAGTGCGCACCCTGGTTGCTGTTCAGGCACAAGCACGACTACCTGCAGAACGTCGCCGATCGCTTCGCGGGACCGGGGAACGCGCTCGGTCGCGCGTTCTGCGTCCCCGAGTCCGTCGTCCGCTCCAGCGAGACATATGAGCGAATTCTCCTGTTCATCACGATCGCCATGATGGAGATGTACGGGGTCAAGGTGTGGCTGACCGCGGAGCCGGAGTACCAGGAGGTCGAGGGGTTCGTCCTGGCGAGCCACCGGGCCATACTCGCGAACTGGGTGCGCGGGGAGTCCGTCTGGCGGGTCGCCACGACCAGCGCGCGCCGGGAGGTCGCCCCCTACCAGGAGGTGATCGGCTACGCACGGGCCCATAGCCTGGTCGACGGGCCGACACCGGCGGCACGGCTCGCGGCCCTGGCCGACTACCTCGACCTGGACTGGACCTGGTTGACCGGCCGGGGCCGGAGCCTGGCTGAGGAGGGGCTCACCGGCATGCTGCGTCCGCGCAGTCGCCTGCTCACCCTCAGCGCGCTCGACCGGACCCTGTGCTTCCTCGGCAGGCTGGGCGGCCCCGCCGACAACCGATAG
- a CDS encoding cytochrome P450 translates to MTASTSTTQSPAAGCPFRLDATGSDIHAEAAALRTRGPATRVVLPGLPDSIPTWSVTDPGLIRRLLKHPDISKDAHQHWPAYINRTVPADWPLRIWVDVRNALSAYGDEHHRLRRPLAAAFSTRRVRALAPQIEAITHTLLDDLQHAGPEETVDLRDRFAWRLPLLVVNAILGVPEDLHDDFRDAAGALFATDLAPEEAEAAPVRVYELIAALVARKREQPGDDVTSGLIAAHDSGQLSEQELADSLVLLIGAGHETTVDLLDHAITNLLTHPDQLTRATTGQTGWEPVVEETLRHQAPIATIILRFAVRELTDDATGITFAQGDALAINYAAAGRDTDLHGPTADQFDITRHSARDHLAFGHATHLCLGAELARIEARIALEALFTRFPHLHLAVTPDQLRPLPSFISNGHQELPVRLGTPSA, encoded by the coding sequence ATGACTGCCAGCACCTCCACCACCCAGTCCCCCGCCGCCGGCTGCCCCTTCCGCCTCGACGCCACCGGCTCCGACATCCACGCCGAGGCCGCCGCTCTGCGCACCCGCGGCCCGGCCACCCGGGTCGTCCTGCCGGGCCTGCCCGACTCCATCCCCACCTGGTCCGTCACCGACCCCGGCCTCATACGCCGCCTGCTCAAACACCCCGACATCTCCAAGGACGCCCACCAGCACTGGCCCGCCTACATCAACCGCACGGTCCCCGCCGACTGGCCACTGCGGATCTGGGTCGACGTCCGCAACGCGCTGAGTGCGTACGGCGACGAGCACCACCGCCTGCGCCGCCCCCTGGCGGCCGCGTTCAGCACCCGCCGGGTCCGCGCCCTGGCCCCGCAGATCGAGGCCATCACCCACACCCTCCTCGACGACCTCCAGCACGCCGGCCCCGAAGAGACCGTCGACCTGCGCGACCGCTTCGCCTGGCGCCTGCCGCTCCTCGTGGTCAACGCGATCCTCGGCGTCCCCGAGGACCTCCACGACGACTTCCGCGACGCGGCCGGCGCCCTGTTCGCCACCGACCTCGCTCCCGAGGAGGCCGAAGCCGCCCCGGTCCGGGTCTACGAGCTCATCGCCGCCCTGGTGGCCCGCAAGCGCGAGCAGCCCGGAGACGACGTCACCTCCGGCCTCATCGCCGCCCACGACAGTGGCCAGCTCAGCGAACAGGAACTCGCCGACAGCCTGGTCCTGCTCATCGGCGCCGGACACGAGACCACCGTCGACCTCCTCGACCACGCCATCACCAACCTCCTGACCCACCCCGACCAGCTCACCCGGGCCACCACCGGGCAAACCGGCTGGGAACCCGTCGTCGAAGAGACCCTGCGCCACCAGGCCCCGATCGCGACGATCATCCTGCGCTTCGCCGTACGCGAGCTGACGGACGACGCCACCGGCATCACCTTCGCCCAGGGCGACGCCCTCGCTATCAACTACGCCGCCGCCGGCCGCGACACCGACCTCCACGGCCCTACCGCCGACCAGTTCGACATCACCCGCCACAGCGCCCGCGACCACCTCGCCTTCGGCCACGCCACCCACCTGTGCCTGGGCGCCGAACTCGCCCGCATCGAGGCCCGGATCGCCCTCGAAGCGCTCTTCACCCGCTTCCCCCACCTCCACCTGGCCGTCACGCCCGACCAGCTCCGGCCCCTGCCCAGCTTCATCTCCAACGGGCACCAGGAGCTCCCCGTCCGCCTCGGCACCCCGTCCGCCTGA
- a CDS encoding DUF296 domain-containing protein, with protein sequence MRHAEVTMGRSFALAFDDGDDFVAELTGLTGFCPEMGIRQAIIPMFLGGFRQVTLVGTNGPLENPEAPVWDETVLHTVEAVGAATLAWSPENDALAPHIHVAVGRKDLAAAGSVSHLLRAQVQFIQEMFLQEVLSPRMVRPLCGPHAVPTLGFVPRPETGAL encoded by the coding sequence ATGCGGCACGCAGAAGTGACGATGGGGCGCAGCTTCGCGCTGGCCTTCGACGACGGCGACGACTTCGTCGCGGAGCTAACCGGCTTAACCGGCTTCTGCCCCGAGATGGGGATCCGGCAAGCGATCATCCCGATGTTCCTCGGCGGGTTCCGGCAGGTGACATTGGTGGGAACGAACGGCCCACTGGAGAACCCGGAGGCACCCGTGTGGGACGAGACGGTGCTGCACACGGTGGAGGCCGTCGGCGCGGCCACCCTTGCCTGGAGCCCGGAGAACGACGCCCTCGCCCCGCACATCCATGTCGCGGTCGGCCGCAAGGACCTTGCCGCCGCCGGGAGCGTGTCGCATCTGCTGCGGGCGCAGGTGCAGTTCATCCAGGAGATGTTCCTCCAGGAGGTCCTCTCCCCCCGGATGGTGCGACCGCTGTGCGGACCGCACGCCGTCCCAACGCTAGGTTTCGTCCCGCGCCCCGAGACCGGGGCCCTGTGA
- a CDS encoding tetratricopeptide repeat protein, giving the protein MTEQAPGTPLRPAVVTNTVGGDAVLHTSVQAGTVGAVHFHQPRHEPPVPRQLRPVAPAWTDREREQAQLTRWIETQPKYAVPIAVLTGPAGIGKTALAERLLHGLSAHYPGGQLHVDLRGQDPDGPAHPGEVLSRLLRSILPGPLPAGAEELATWWRSATAARDPMCLLLDGVSHADEIHRLLPGGSGHLVVATSRIPLPELARHGAAALALNPLDRSAASSYLTRCLGPERVQREPEAVTELIALTAGLPLALALSITQLARHPDRPLSAATRALSERRRWTASTSPAADLPGAIVTSALDTAYADLSRPAARLYRKLAQLPVQSVDSSLTAAVALLGPAEAADLLEEVATGGLLLRDGTHPVRGAVYRYSRSALVHARDHAVREETDGAESEARRRAADWYLAATTAAERLVTPSHRQLDRTYVYPAEHPLVLPDRAAALSWLDAQSANLLATIRAAHAGGSYGLVWQLVHAMWPWWRAARMYDAWVDVHRLGLEAARLYNHALAVQEMANTLGIGLRGTRAFDEAGQCFTDVLASARARGDARGEAQALHELGVTAYEAGRPEEAVGHLEQARTLRERTGDPRGIALSDVLLGQVHLGRGDAAAAVDTLATARAALIEVDDPHDAARALAWLGRAYSAAGRHDEARQAGSTAQLEFEQTGSRQWMARSLELLGESVATAGAEDEARELFSRALASYEPLSATDAARVRARLS; this is encoded by the coding sequence ATGACCGAGCAGGCCCCCGGGACTCCGCTCCGGCCCGCGGTGGTGACCAACACCGTCGGCGGGGACGCCGTCCTGCACACCAGCGTGCAGGCAGGCACGGTCGGCGCCGTCCATTTCCACCAGCCCCGTCACGAGCCGCCGGTGCCACGGCAGTTGCGGCCGGTGGCGCCCGCGTGGACCGACCGGGAACGGGAGCAGGCCCAGCTCACCCGGTGGATCGAGACCCAGCCCAAGTACGCCGTACCCATCGCGGTGCTGACCGGGCCCGCCGGCATCGGCAAGACCGCGCTGGCCGAACGCCTCCTCCACGGGCTGTCCGCCCACTACCCGGGCGGACAGCTCCACGTCGATCTGCGCGGACAGGACCCGGACGGTCCCGCCCACCCCGGGGAGGTCCTCAGCCGACTGCTGCGCTCCATCCTGCCGGGCCCGCTGCCTGCCGGTGCCGAGGAACTCGCGACCTGGTGGCGGTCCGCAACTGCTGCCCGTGACCCGATGTGCCTGCTGCTCGACGGGGTCTCCCACGCCGACGAGATCCACCGTCTACTGCCGGGCGGCAGTGGGCACCTCGTCGTCGCGACCAGCCGTATCCCGCTGCCGGAACTCGCCCGCCATGGCGCGGCCGCCCTCGCCCTGAACCCCCTCGACCGCTCGGCCGCCAGCTCTTACCTGACGCGATGCCTCGGCCCCGAACGCGTCCAGCGGGAACCGGAAGCCGTCACCGAACTCATCGCGCTCACCGCCGGCCTGCCCCTCGCGCTCGCCCTCAGCATCACCCAACTCGCCCGGCACCCGGACCGGCCGCTCAGCGCTGCCACCCGCGCCCTGAGCGAACGCCGCCGCTGGACCGCGAGCACCAGCCCCGCCGCCGACCTCCCCGGAGCGATCGTGACCTCCGCCCTCGATACCGCGTACGCGGACCTCTCCCGCCCCGCCGCCCGCCTGTACCGGAAGCTCGCCCAGTTACCTGTGCAGAGCGTCGACAGTTCCCTCACGGCCGCCGTCGCGCTGCTCGGCCCGGCCGAAGCAGCCGACCTCCTCGAAGAGGTCGCCACCGGCGGCCTTCTCCTCCGGGACGGCACGCACCCCGTACGCGGAGCCGTCTACCGCTACTCTCGCTCCGCTCTTGTCCATGCACGTGACCACGCGGTGCGGGAGGAGACGGACGGAGCGGAGAGCGAAGCCCGGCGGCGGGCGGCCGACTGGTACCTGGCCGCGACCACTGCGGCCGAGCGGCTGGTGACCCCCAGCCACCGCCAGCTCGACCGGACCTACGTCTACCCCGCCGAACACCCGCTCGTCCTTCCCGACCGGGCGGCGGCCCTGTCCTGGCTCGACGCGCAGTCCGCCAACCTCCTGGCCACGATCCGCGCCGCGCACGCGGGCGGCTCGTACGGGCTGGTATGGCAGCTCGTCCACGCCATGTGGCCTTGGTGGCGCGCCGCCCGGATGTACGACGCGTGGGTCGACGTCCACCGCCTCGGCCTGGAGGCCGCACGCCTCTACAACCACGCCCTCGCCGTCCAGGAGATGGCCAACACCCTAGGCATTGGCCTGCGCGGCACGCGCGCCTTCGACGAAGCGGGCCAGTGTTTCACCGACGTTCTGGCCAGCGCCCGCGCCCGCGGCGACGCACGAGGTGAGGCGCAGGCGCTCCACGAACTCGGCGTCACCGCGTACGAGGCCGGACGCCCCGAGGAAGCCGTGGGACACCTGGAACAGGCACGAACTCTGCGCGAGCGCACGGGTGACCCCCGCGGCATCGCCCTGTCCGATGTTCTGCTCGGGCAGGTCCATCTGGGCCGCGGCGACGCCGCGGCAGCCGTCGATACCCTCGCCACTGCCCGGGCAGCCCTGATCGAGGTCGACGACCCGCACGACGCGGCCCGGGCCCTGGCCTGGCTCGGCCGGGCGTACTCGGCCGCCGGGCGCCACGACGAAGCCCGGCAGGCGGGCTCGACGGCGCAGCTCGAGTTCGAGCAGACGGGATCGCGTCAGTGGATGGCCCGGAGCCTGGAACTCCTCGGCGAGAGCGTTGCGACAGCAGGCGCCGAGGACGAAGCCCGCGAGCTCTTCTCCCGCGCGCTGGCGTCGTACGAGCCGCTGAGCGCCACGGACGCCGCACGCGTCCGCGCTCGCCTGTCCTGA